From a single Cyclobacterium marinum DSM 745 genomic region:
- a CDS encoding DUF2200 domain-containing protein, producing the protein MKDTSHHDERFATMTFASVYPHYVTKIERKGRTKKELHQVIEWLTGFNEKELQELITNQATFDHFFQKAKLNPNAGKIKGVICGYRVEEITNPLTQQVRWLDKLVDELAKGKKMEKILRES; encoded by the coding sequence ATGAAAGACACAAGTCACCACGATGAGCGGTTTGCTACAATGACATTCGCCTCAGTCTATCCACACTATGTTACAAAAATAGAGAGGAAGGGAAGAACAAAAAAAGAATTACATCAGGTAATTGAATGGTTAACAGGATTTAATGAGAAGGAACTTCAAGAGCTTATTACAAACCAAGCTACTTTTGATCATTTTTTTCAGAAAGCCAAACTAAATCCCAATGCTGGCAAGATTAAAGGAGTGATTTGTGGCTATCGTGTGGAGGAGATCACAAACCCTTTGACCCAGCAAGTAAGGTGGTTGGATAAGCTTGTAGATGAATTGGCTAAAGGAAAAAAGATGGAAAAAATTTTGCGAGAAAGTTAG
- a CDS encoding YdeI/OmpD-associated family protein: protein MAKVVIEDFCPLDKDEWGDWLARNHNTAKGIWLIIYKKSSSRPNLTWSESVDEALRFGWIDSLKKTIDNEKYRQYFCKRKANSIWSKTNKDKIEALLKDGRMAEAGIKAVEIAKKNGSWARLDAAESLEVPLDLAKEFKKFPESRDFFDSQSISIRKSLLIWIAMAKRPATREKRVQEIAECAAQELKPIAFR from the coding sequence ATGGCTAAAGTTGTAATAGAAGATTTCTGTCCATTAGACAAAGACGAGTGGGGCGATTGGTTAGCTCGCAATCACAATACAGCAAAGGGTATCTGGCTTATTATTTATAAAAAAAGTTCATCACGGCCGAATTTGACCTGGAGTGAATCGGTGGATGAGGCTTTGCGATTTGGTTGGATAGACAGCCTGAAAAAAACCATTGACAATGAAAAATACAGGCAATACTTTTGTAAAAGAAAAGCAAACAGTATTTGGTCGAAAACAAATAAAGATAAAATTGAAGCACTATTAAAAGATGGACGGATGGCAGAAGCAGGGATAAAGGCTGTTGAAATTGCCAAAAAGAATGGTTCATGGGCCAGGTTAGATGCTGCGGAATCATTGGAAGTACCTTTGGATTTAGCTAAGGAATTCAAGAAGTTTCCGGAGTCAAGAGACTTTTTTGATAGTCAAAGTATATCAATTAGGAAAAGTTTATTAATATGGATTGCAATGGCCAAGCGACCGGCTACCAGAGAAAAGCGAGTACAAGAGATTGCTGAATGTGCAGCCCAAGAGTTAAAACCTATAGCATTTCGATAG
- a CDS encoding class I SAM-dependent methyltransferase, whose protein sequence is MTEFWEENFKDKQAMWGFSPADAAFETVELFKRQGLKKILVPGFGYGRNAKPFMDEGFEVTGIEISETAIAIARREYGNQIKVHLGTVSDMPFDKETYDGIFCYALIHLLDNESRAKLIADCYKQLNEGGLMVFVAISTEDHAFGKGAIIDKNRFLTPHGVELFFYNLDAVKDEFGDFGLQDSEKIIEPSNSIKGKPGQIFWKIVCKKIANS, encoded by the coding sequence ATGACGGAATTTTGGGAAGAGAACTTTAAAGACAAGCAAGCCATGTGGGGGTTCAGCCCTGCAGATGCTGCTTTTGAAACTGTGGAACTATTTAAAAGGCAAGGACTGAAAAAAATCCTTGTTCCCGGCTTTGGCTATGGGAGGAATGCGAAGCCTTTTATGGATGAGGGCTTTGAGGTGACAGGAATAGAAATTTCTGAAACTGCAATTGCTATCGCCAGAAGGGAATATGGAAACCAAATAAAGGTGCACCTCGGAACGGTAAGCGACATGCCTTTTGACAAGGAAACTTACGATGGGATCTTTTGCTATGCATTAATTCATTTGCTTGATAATGAAAGCAGAGCTAAGCTAATAGCTGATTGTTACAAGCAGCTTAACGAAGGTGGTTTAATGGTTTTTGTGGCGATCTCTACCGAAGACCATGCTTTTGGGAAAGGAGCGATAATTGACAAGAACCGATTTTTGACACCTCATGGTGTTGAATTGTTTTTTTATAACTTAGACGCTGTAAAGGATGAATTTGGAGACTTTGGTTTACAAGATTCAGAGAAAATAATTGAACCTTCGAATAGTATAAAAGGTAAGCCGGGGCAAATATTTTGGAAGATTGTATGCAAGAAAATTGCAAATAGTTAA
- the tnpA gene encoding IS200/IS605 family transposase, protein MANTYTQILIQYVFAVKNRESIIKESFRVPMEKYISGIISNKRHKMLAIYFMPDHCHILVGLNPSQSISDLARDIKSNTTKWVNEHRKMKFNWQEGYGAFSYGKSQLDAVVNYIYNQPEHHKRTSFREEYMTFLKEFEVSFEDQYLFDWLG, encoded by the coding sequence ATGGCGAATACCTATACCCAAATTTTGATACAGTACGTTTTTGCTGTAAAAAATCGCGAATCAATAATTAAAGAGAGTTTCAGGGTTCCAATGGAAAAATACATTTCGGGGATAATATCTAACAAAAGACACAAAATGTTGGCCATTTATTTTATGCCTGACCATTGCCATATATTGGTAGGCTTAAACCCTTCACAGTCAATTTCAGATTTAGCTAGGGATATTAAATCAAATACCACAAAATGGGTTAATGAACATAGGAAAATGAAATTTAATTGGCAAGAAGGTTATGGTGCATTTAGCTATGGGAAAAGTCAGTTAGACGCGGTGGTGAATTATATTTATAATCAGCCAGAACATCATAAACGAACATCATTTAGAGAAGAGTATATGACATTTTTGAAAGAATTCGAAGTTTCTTTTGAAGATCAATACTTATTTGATTGGTTGGGATGA
- a CDS encoding DNA polymerase III subunit alpha: MHLNCHSYYSFKYGTLSVEELVLEAKKQKLDALALTDINSCSGVFPFIREAQKNGIHPVIGIDFRNGSKQQFIGLAKNQEGFYELNKYLSHHLMNKLPFPERAPVFDHSVVIYPFTETFFALKENEYLGIHPSQLNRLPYSPWAKYKERLVLLQPVSFASKTAFNAHRLLRAMDGNTLLSKLPLSEQGDPTDRFYGYADMVGRCEGHSYLIYNSQKLLEQCQFSFYFQAVKNRRDILGSDWEDFDYLRQETYKGALRRYGCLDETKEKRIIKELEIIQQKGFVSYFLINYDIVNFAQHKNFFYVGRGSGANSIVAYCLAITDVDPIELDLYFERFINLYRENPPDFDLDFSWKDRDEITHYIFDTYNQPKQDHVCLLATFNTFQYNSVLRELGKVFGLPKSEIESLIYYGDKLGSSNYIPDQYGKLIYQYAKVIRNMPSHLSIHAGGILISHKPIHYYTATELPPKGFATSQFDMHVAEDIGLHKFDILSQRGLGHIKSALELIHTNQEKTVDIRQVAAFKKDPAIKAHLREGRTIGAFYVESPAMRMLLAKMKADEYLELVAASSIIRPGVARSGMMREYILRHVNPARRERAHPVLKDIMPETYGIMVYQEDVIKVAHHFAGLTLSEADVLRRGMSGKSRSKGALQRVKERFFSNCQEMGRDATVTGEVWHQIESFAGYSFAKGHSASFAVESYQSLYLKAHYPLEFMVAVINNFGGFYHTEFYIHELRMNGADVQAPHLNESDYFTNIKGKTVYLGFVHMKYLQQETSNKLLAERQKAGPYGGLTDFISRVDISLEQVLILIRIGCFRFTGKSKQESLWEAHFIMHRKKSPVGGSQRLFANAGFRELKAPVLEDLDLRQEIIDQLEILEFPLISPFHLVKDQKTSGIAALEMKQFLGKRVQLIGYLVTVKYTRTVKGDVMNFGTFIDKDGHWIDTVHFPPVVKKTPLKGRGIYLIKGKVTEEFDFYSIEVSSCERMAYWNAED, translated from the coding sequence ATGCACCTTAACTGCCACAGTTACTACAGCTTCAAGTACGGCACTCTCTCTGTTGAGGAGCTCGTATTGGAAGCAAAAAAGCAAAAACTTGATGCCCTGGCCCTGACAGATATCAATAGCTGTTCAGGGGTATTTCCTTTTATTCGAGAAGCCCAAAAAAATGGCATTCACCCGGTCATAGGAATAGATTTTCGCAATGGCAGCAAGCAGCAATTTATCGGTTTGGCTAAAAACCAGGAAGGTTTTTATGAACTGAACAAGTACCTTTCCCATCACCTGATGAACAAATTGCCTTTTCCCGAAAGGGCACCGGTATTCGATCACAGTGTGGTAATCTACCCTTTTACTGAAACTTTCTTTGCCCTGAAGGAGAATGAATACCTTGGCATACATCCTTCGCAACTCAATCGGCTTCCTTACAGCCCATGGGCCAAATACAAAGAACGCCTGGTGCTTTTGCAACCGGTTTCCTTTGCCAGCAAAACGGCCTTTAATGCTCATCGCCTGCTGCGGGCCATGGATGGCAACACCCTGCTCAGCAAACTCCCCCTTAGCGAACAGGGAGATCCCACAGATCGGTTTTATGGCTATGCCGATATGGTTGGGCGTTGCGAAGGACACAGTTACCTGATTTATAATTCTCAAAAGCTTCTGGAACAATGCCAGTTTTCTTTTTACTTTCAGGCTGTGAAAAATCGGAGGGATATTCTGGGATCTGACTGGGAAGACTTTGATTACCTGCGACAGGAAACTTACAAAGGCGCCCTTCGCCGCTATGGCTGCTTAGATGAGACCAAAGAAAAACGCATTATAAAAGAGCTGGAGATTATCCAACAAAAAGGCTTTGTTTCTTACTTTCTTATCAATTATGACATTGTCAATTTTGCACAGCACAAAAACTTCTTCTATGTAGGCCGGGGCAGTGGGGCCAACAGTATCGTGGCTTATTGCCTGGCCATTACAGATGTAGACCCCATTGAGCTGGATCTGTATTTCGAACGTTTTATCAACCTTTACCGGGAAAACCCACCTGATTTTGACCTTGATTTTTCCTGGAAAGACCGGGATGAAATCACCCACTATATATTCGACACCTATAACCAACCCAAACAGGACCATGTCTGTCTGCTGGCTACATTTAACACCTTCCAATACAATTCCGTACTGAGGGAACTGGGAAAGGTCTTTGGCCTACCCAAATCGGAAATAGAATCCCTGATCTACTATGGTGACAAGCTAGGCAGCAGCAATTACATTCCCGACCAATATGGGAAACTGATCTATCAATACGCCAAGGTGATTCGCAATATGCCCTCTCATTTAAGCATACATGCCGGAGGAATACTGATTTCCCACAAGCCCATCCATTATTACACCGCTACTGAGTTGCCACCGAAGGGCTTTGCTACTTCCCAGTTTGACATGCATGTGGCTGAAGACATAGGCTTGCATAAATTCGACATTCTCAGCCAAAGAGGCCTTGGGCATATCAAAAGTGCACTGGAGCTGATTCATACAAATCAGGAAAAAACAGTGGATATCCGTCAGGTAGCTGCATTTAAGAAAGACCCTGCCATCAAAGCACATCTTCGTGAAGGCCGTACCATCGGGGCATTCTATGTAGAATCTCCCGCCATGCGTATGTTGCTGGCCAAAATGAAAGCCGATGAATACCTGGAGTTGGTAGCAGCCAGTTCCATCATTCGTCCTGGTGTGGCTCGTTCGGGTATGATGCGGGAATACATTCTGAGACATGTAAATCCCGCCCGTAGGGAAAGGGCCCATCCTGTATTGAAAGACATCATGCCTGAAACTTACGGCATCATGGTCTATCAGGAAGATGTGATCAAAGTGGCTCACCATTTTGCCGGACTCACACTGAGTGAAGCGGATGTGCTCCGAAGGGGAATGAGTGGCAAGTCCCGCTCAAAAGGAGCCTTACAAAGAGTCAAAGAGCGTTTCTTTAGCAATTGTCAAGAAATGGGCAGGGATGCAACAGTCACCGGAGAAGTATGGCATCAGATCGAGAGTTTTGCCGGATACTCCTTTGCCAAAGGGCATTCGGCCTCTTTTGCTGTGGAAAGCTATCAAAGCCTGTACCTGAAGGCACATTATCCCCTAGAGTTTATGGTGGCCGTTATCAATAATTTTGGTGGTTTTTACCATACAGAATTTTACATACACGAGCTGCGAATGAATGGGGCTGATGTACAGGCCCCACACCTGAATGAAAGCGATTATTTCACCAATATCAAGGGAAAAACCGTTTACCTGGGATTTGTACACATGAAATACCTGCAACAGGAAACGTCCAATAAACTATTGGCTGAAAGGCAAAAGGCTGGCCCCTATGGTGGACTGACTGACTTTATCTCTAGGGTAGATATCAGTCTGGAGCAAGTGCTGATTCTGATCCGAATCGGTTGCTTTCGTTTTACAGGGAAGAGCAAACAAGAGAGTTTATGGGAAGCCCATTTTATCATGCACCGCAAAAAAAGCCCTGTTGGTGGAAGTCAGCGTTTATTTGCCAATGCGGGCTTTCGCGAGCTAAAGGCGCCCGTGCTGGAAGATTTGGACCTGAGACAGGAGATTATCGATCAACTGGAGATTCTGGAATTCCCGTTAATCAGCCCTTTCCACTTGGTGAAAGATCAGAAAACTTCGGGAATTGCTGCATTGGAAATGAAGCAATTCCTGGGCAAGCGTGTGCAACTTATAGGCTATCTCGTTACAGTCAAATATACCCGTACCGTTAAAGGGGATGTGATGAATTTTGGTACTTTTATAGACAAAGATGGGCATTGGATAGACACGGTTCATTTTCCTCCGGTAGTTAAAAAAACACCCCTAAAAGGGCGGGGCATTTACCTTATTAAAGGCAAGGTAACCGAGGAATTTGATTTTTACAGCATAGAAGTAAGTAGCTGCGAAAGAATGGCCTACTGGAATGCAGAGGATTGA